The sequence GCCCCCTCGCCATCCCGCACCATGAGCGGACCGAGCACGCCAAACCGCATGCCAGCACGGTACTCGGCGGCGGCCCGCCGGCCGTCAGCGGACCATCAGCGCACCCGAAGCGCCGCCGGGCACAGTCGCAGCATGCGAACCGCCGAGAGAACGACCGCGCCGGACGAGAGGTCCGACGGGGGGCTGCCCCTGCCGGCGCTGCTGGCGCTGGCGACGGCGGTCTTCATCACGAGCCTGACCGAGACGCTGCCCGCCGGGCTGCTGCCCGCGATGAGCGCGAGCCTGCACGCGAGCGAGTCCGCGACCGGGCAGACCGTGACGATCTACGCGATCGGAACGGCGCTGACCGCCGTCCCGCTGACCGCGGCCACCGCCGCATGGCGGCGCCGCCGCCTCCTGCTGACGACCGTCGCGGGGTTCGCCGTCGCCAACACCGTCACGGCGCTGTCGACCCACTACGCGCTGACCATGGTGGCCCGGTTCGCGGCCGGGGTCGCGGCCGGCCTCGCCTGGGCGCTGCTGGCCGGATACGCCCGCCGCCTGGTGCCCGCCCACCTGGAGGGACGTGCCATCGCCGTCGCCATGGCCGGGATCCCGGTCGCGCTCTCCCTGGGCGTCCCCGCCGGGACGTTCCTCGGCGCGGCGCTGGGCTGGCAGGCGGCGTTCCTGACCATGACCGGCCTGACCGTCGTCCTGCTCGGCTGGATCACCGTGTCCGTCCCGGACTTCCCCGGCCGCCCGGCGGGGGAGCGGACGGGCGGCCAGAGCGTCCTGCGCGTCCCCGGGGTGGCGGCCGTGCTGTTCGTGACGCTCGTCTTCGTCCTCGCCCACACGATCCTCTACACCTACATCTCCGCCATCCTCGACGGGCTCGGCATGGGCTCGTCCACCGACCTCGTCCTGCTGGCCTTCGGGGCCGCGTCCCTGGCCGGCATCTGGGTGGTCGGCGCGCACATCCACCGCCGCCTGCGCGCCCTCATGATCGCCGGGACGCTGCTGGTCGCCGCCGCCGCCGCCGTCCTGGCGTTCTGGTCGGACGCCCCCGCCCTCGTCTACGCGGCCGTGGTGCTGTGGGGCCTCGGCTGGGGCGGCGCGCCCACCCTGCTCCAGACCGCCGCCGGGGACGCGGGCGGCGACGCGGCCGACGCGGCGCAGGCCATGCTCGTCACCCTCTGGAACGTCGCCATGGCCGGCGGCGGGATCGCCGGAGGCGTCCTGCTGCACCTGTCCGGCTCCGCCTCGCTCGCCTGGAGCACCCTCGCGCTCCTCGCCCCGGTCCTCGCGGTCGTCCTCGCCGCCCGGACCCACGGATTTCCCGCACACCGCTGAAAGGACGAAGCCCATGGAGACCGCACTTCTCGAACCGGCCCGCCTCGGCGGACTCGTCCTCCCGAACCGCCTGGTCATGGCGCCGATGACCCGCAACCGCGCGGACGCCTCGGGCGTCGCGACCGACCTGATGGCGACCTACTACGCCCAGCGCGCCACCGCCGGTCTGATCATCGCCGAGGCCGCCACCCCCAACGCGGTCGGCCAGACGTACCCGAACATCCCCGCGATCCACGCCCCCGCCCACGTCGCCGGATGGCGGCGCGTCACCGGCGCCGTCCACGACGCGGGCGGCCGGATGTTCCTCCAGCTCCAGCACGGCGGACGGGTCGGGCACCCCGACAACAGCGGCCTGCACCCGGTGGCGCCGTCCCCGGTCCCGCTCCCGGACACGGTCCACACCCCGTCCGGAGCGCGGCCCGCCGTCGTCCCCCGGGAGATGACCGCCGACGACGTCCGCTCCACCGTCGCCGACTTCGCGGCCGCCGCCCGCAACGCCGTCGACGCGGGCTTCGCCGGGGTGGAGGTGCACTCCGCGAACGGCTACCTGCTGCACCAGTTCCTGTCCCGCGCCACCAACCGCCGCACCGACGCCTACGGCGGCCCCGCCGAGGCGCGCATCCGGTTCACGGCCGAGGTGACCCGCGCCGTCGCCGACGCCATCGGCCCGGAGCGCGTCGGCGTGCGGATCTCGCCGGGAGTCACCGCCAACGCCATGCACGAGGACGACATGGACGAGGTCTACCCGGCCCTCGTCCGGGCCCTGGCGGAGATCTCCCCGGCCTACCTGCACGTGGTCTACGCCGACCCGGACAGCGTCCTCTTCCACACCGTCCGCCGCATCTGGCCCGGAACGCTGATCGCCAACCCGATGCTGCCCGAC is a genomic window of Actinomadura citrea containing:
- a CDS encoding MFS transporter, with translation MRTAERTTAPDERSDGGLPLPALLALATAVFITSLTETLPAGLLPAMSASLHASESATGQTVTIYAIGTALTAVPLTAATAAWRRRRLLLTTVAGFAVANTVTALSTHYALTMVARFAAGVAAGLAWALLAGYARRLVPAHLEGRAIAVAMAGIPVALSLGVPAGTFLGAALGWQAAFLTMTGLTVVLLGWITVSVPDFPGRPAGERTGGQSVLRVPGVAAVLFVTLVFVLAHTILYTYISAILDGLGMGSSTDLVLLAFGAASLAGIWVVGAHIHRRLRALMIAGTLLVAAAAAVLAFWSDAPALVYAAVVLWGLGWGGAPTLLQTAAGDAGGDAADAAQAMLVTLWNVAMAGGGIAGGVLLHLSGSASLAWSTLALLAPVLAVVLAARTHGFPAHR
- a CDS encoding alkene reductase, with translation METALLEPARLGGLVLPNRLVMAPMTRNRADASGVATDLMATYYAQRATAGLIIAEAATPNAVGQTYPNIPAIHAPAHVAGWRRVTGAVHDAGGRMFLQLQHGGRVGHPDNSGLHPVAPSPVPLPDTVHTPSGARPAVVPREMTADDVRSTVADFAAAARNAVDAGFAGVEVHSANGYLLHQFLSRATNRRTDAYGGPAEARIRFTAEVTRAVADAIGPERVGVRISPGVTANAMHEDDMDEVYPALVRALAEISPAYLHVVYADPDSVLFHTVRRIWPGTLIANPMLPDVTTEHVSRESDRLVAAGADLIALGRPFLANPDLVERLRLGAPLNPVQDQHLMYTGTATGYTDYPTMNLVMER